The following is a genomic window from Hymenobacter sp. APR13.
GTCATGTAGAACGAGGTGGTTTTGCCGGCGCCGTTCGGGCCCAGCAGCCCCACAATTTCGCCCTGCTCCACGTGCAGCGACATGTCGTTTACGACCGTGCGGGCCTTGTACTTCTTAACCAGGTGTTCAGCTCTGAGAATCATCGTGCGGCAAAGGTAACGAAGCGGCGCGGCCTGACGCCGCCCGGCCCTACAACGCAAAACCGGCCCCGACGAATGCGTATTGCCGGGCCTTTCGGCCGCCACCTACTCCGGCGCGTATCTTGTGGGCAACTCTTTCACCTGCCATGCCTGGTTTTCGCCGCTTCAGCCGCTTTCTGCTGGCCTTTCTGTTCGTGGGGGCTGGCATTACTCACTTTGTGGCGTCTGGCCCGTTCGTACGCATCGTGCCGCCGTATTTGCCGGCGCCGCTGCTGCTGGTGTACCTGAGCGGCGTGGCCGAAATTGCCGGCGGCCTGGGGCTGCTGCTGCCTGCCACCCGCCGCTGGGCCGCCGGGGGTCTGGTTTTGCTGCTGATAGCCGTGTTTCCGGCCAACGTGTACATGCTGCAAAGCCACGGCGCGGGCCTGGCAGTGCCGCAGTGGGCGCTGTGGCTTCGCCTGCCCCTACAGACCGGGCTGATAGCCTGGGTGTGGTGGGTGCGGAAGTAACGAAGCTCCGCTTCGCGACGGGCGCAGCGAGTATACGGTACTGCGCTACCAGCTCCAATGTCGGATACTCGCTGCGCTCGTCGCGAAGCGGAGCTTCGCGTTACTCCCAGCGCATTTTCGCGTTACTCCCAGCGGATGTCCTTCACGCGGAGCTGCAGGGTTTTTACGCCGCGGTATTCGTTGATTTCCACCGTGTAGCACACGCTAAACGGCTGGCCCTGCTGAATCTGGGGCAGGTGCTCGGCCAGGCCAAACCCGATGGCGTCCACCACGTGGTGGCCGTCTTGGGTGAGGGCCAGCTTGAGGTGCGAGTTGCCCACCACCCGCGCCGAATCGGGGGCGGCGTACACGTTGCGGGCCATGAAGGTGGGGTTGCTGTTACCGGGCCCGAAAGGCTCCATCTGGCACAGCAGCTTGTGGAAATTGCGCGTCACCTCGTGCAGCGGCAGCTCGGCATCAATGTCCACGGGCGGAATCATCTGCTCCGGCCGGATGCGGCCCGCCACTATCCGCTCGAACTTCTCACGGAACGCGGGCACGTTTTCCACGGGCAGCGTGAGGCCGGCCGCGTACATATGGCCGCCGTATTGGTCGAGCAAATCGGCGCACTCCTCAATGGCCTGGTGCACGTCAAAGCCTGCCACCGAGCGCGCCGAGCCGGTGGCTTTGCCGTTGCTTTCGGTGAGGATGATGGTGGGCCGGTAGTACTTGTCGAGGCAGCGTGAGGCTACGATGCCCACCACGCCCTTGTGCCAGTCCTGCTTGAACAGCACCGTGGTGTGCGCGTCCTGAAACAGCGCGTCGGCCTCAATCATGTCCAGGGCCTCCTTGGTGATGCTGGTATCGAAGCCGCGGCGCTCCTGGTTGGTTTTGTCGACTACGGCGGCCTTGTCGAAGGCCTCCTGCTTGCTGCCGGCCAGCAGCATGGCCACCGAGCGTTTGGCGTCGCCCATGCGGCCGGCGGCGTTGATGCGGGGCGCGAAGCCAAACACCAGGCTGCTGATGTTCAGCTCCGCGGTTTGCAGGCCGGCCAGCTCGCGCAGCGCATCGAGGCCGGCGCGCTGGGGGCGCTGGGGGTCGTTGAGCAGGCGCAGGCCGTGGTAGGCCAGCGTGCGGTTTTCGCCCACAATCGGCACAATATCCGCCGCAATGCTCACGGCTACCAGGTCGAGCAGGTCGTAGAGCGGGGCTTCGTCGAGGCCCTGGTCTTCAGCGAAGGCCTGCATCAGCTTGAAGCCCACGCCGCAGCCGCTCAGCTCCTTGAACGGGTAAGGACAGTCGGCACGCTTAGGGTCGAGCACGGCTACGGCGGCCGGCAGCTCGGTGCCCGGCAAGTGGTGGTCGCAGATGATGAAGTCCACGCCCCGGTCGTTGGCGTAGGCCACCTTATCCACCGATTTCACGCCGCAGTCCAGCGCAATAATCAGCGCGTAGTCGTTGGCGGCCGCAAAGTCGATGCCGGCCTCCGACACGCCGTAGCCTTCCTTGTAGCGGTCCGGAATGTAGTAGTCGATGCGCTCCGGGCCGAAATACGGCAGCAGGAAGCTGTACACCAGCGCCACGGAAGTGGTGCCGTCCACGTCGTAGTCGCCGAACACGAGCACCTTCTGGCCGGCGTGCAGGGCTTCGCGCAGGCGAGCCACGGCGCGGTCCATGTCGCGCATCAGCAGCGGGTCGGGCAGGGTGCTCAGGTCGGGCCGGAAGTAGGCGCGGGCTTCTTCGAAAGAGCTGATTTCGCGCTGGCAGAGCAGCGCTACAATGGCTTCCTTGACGCGCAGGGCGTCGGCCAGGTGCCGGACTTTTTCAGCGTCGGGGGCTGGCTTGCGAATCCATCGTTTTTCCATAACAAATAGGGCGGCTCGGGTAGGCGTTATCTTCAAAAGTACAAAGAAAACCGCGCCCTGCCACCCCGTTGTCGTACCTTTAAGCCATGTCCAGCTTCCGCGAGTTCTTCCGAAAATACGGCCAGTACGTCCTCTCCGATGGGCTCATGTACTTGATTTTCATCGTGGCCCTGGGTCTGATGTTTTTGTTTTTCAGGTAGTCGCTGAACGTCATGCAGAGCGGAGCGAAGCATCTCGCGTGCTTACGTTAAATAGTGACTATCATGCTGAGCTTGCCGAAGCATCTCTACTGCTTCGTTGAATCTGTGCGAACGAAGCGGTAGAGATGCTTCGGCAAGCTCAGCATGACGTTCTGCAATTCCTGCACTACAAACTGTCGCCGCGGAGTTTGCGGAAGTGCTTGCGGGCCTCGGCCACGTAGATGCTGCCGGGGTATTTCACCAGCAGCTGGTTGTAGAGGGTTTTGGCGGCTTCCTTGTCCTGCAGATTGTCTTCCTGAATGGTGGCCAGCAGAAACAGCGCATCGTCGCTGAGCACGTCGTACTTGGGGTTGGCCGTGATTTTCTCCAACGTGCCCACGGCGCCTTTGTAGTCGCCGGTGCGGCGCTGCAACTGGGCTTTCAGCAGCCAGGCTTCGTCCTGCAGGGCGTGGCCGGGGTACTTCTGCAGCAGCGCATCGAGGCCGCGCAGGGCCTCGGGCAGCTTGTTCTGGAACACCAGCTGCTCTACGGCCGCGTAGTCGCGCAGGGCTACGCCGGCGGTGTCCTGGGCGGTGTTGTCGGTGATGAGCAGCGAGAGCTGCATGGCGTCGTTGGCAATTTCGCGGGTGGTGGCCTCCTTCAGGATATCCAGGTGGCTTTTGGCCAGCTTGAAGTCGCCGGCGAAATAGCTCAGGCGGGCATTGCGGAGCTTGGCCTCGTAGCCCAGCGGAGAATCTTTGTGCGACTTCTCCACCTGCGAATACAGCAGCGTGGCTTCCCAGGGCTCGGCCCGCAGCAGGTAGATATCGGCCAGGTCAATCTTGGCCTGGTCTACCACGTCGAGGCTGGCGCGGGGCATGTCAATCACCTCCTGCAGCAGCTTGATTCCTTCGGGCTTTTCGTCGAGCTGGAAGGCGTGCAGCACGGCCATGCTGCGCAGCACCGGGGCCGTCTGGGGTGTGCGGCCCAGCTCCGTGAGCACCTGCTGGTACTCCCCTATCAGGCTGCGGATTTTGGCGGTTTCAATCGGGTACGTGTCGCGCACCTGGGCTTCGCGGGTCTGCACCAGCCGCTGCCGGGCCATGGCGTAGAACGGGCCGCTGCGGTACTCGCGCAGCACGTACTCGTACCCGCCGATGGCGCTTTCGTAGTCTTTGTTCTGCTGGGCAATGGCGGCCAGCTCCATCACGCGGCTGCCCTCGGTGCGGCCCCGGCGGTCCAGGGCCTTGGCCTGCACCAGCGCGCCCGTGAAGTCGCGACGCTGCACCTGCAGCCACAGCAGCAGCTCGCTGTACACGGTGCGCTCGGGGTATTTCTGCACGCTGCTCAGCAGCTCCCGTTCCAGCGCCTCGAAGCCTTTATCATCCTGCAGCGAGTTCTGCAGCATGTTGCGCACGAACGGCAATTGGCGTTCGTCGTCCTGCACGAGGCGCAGGGTTTCGGCCATCAGGCGCTCGGAGTTGCCGCTTTGGGTGTAGAGCTGGATGAGCTGCGGGCCGTATTCGGTGTCGGTTTTGGCCAGCGCCCGGCCGCGCAAGTAGGTTTTCTCGGCCCACTCCGGCAGCTGGCGGCGCTGAAACTCGGCCGCCACGGGCAGCACCTGCTGAGCCGTGAGCTGGCTCAACACCCGCTCGTACTGCTTGATGGCGGCGGCCGGG
Proteins encoded in this region:
- a CDS encoding DoxX family protein; its protein translation is MPGFRRFSRFLLAFLFVGAGITHFVASGPFVRIVPPYLPAPLLLVYLSGVAEIAGGLGLLLPATRRWAAGGLVLLLIAVFPANVYMLQSHGAGLAVPQWALWLRLPLQTGLIAWVWWVRK
- the recJ gene encoding single-stranded-DNA-specific exonuclease RecJ, with the protein product MEKRWIRKPAPDAEKVRHLADALRVKEAIVALLCQREISSFEEARAYFRPDLSTLPDPLLMRDMDRAVARLREALHAGQKVLVFGDYDVDGTTSVALVYSFLLPYFGPERIDYYIPDRYKEGYGVSEAGIDFAAANDYALIIALDCGVKSVDKVAYANDRGVDFIICDHHLPGTELPAAVAVLDPKRADCPYPFKELSGCGVGFKLMQAFAEDQGLDEAPLYDLLDLVAVSIAADIVPIVGENRTLAYHGLRLLNDPQRPQRAGLDALRELAGLQTAELNISSLVFGFAPRINAAGRMGDAKRSVAMLLAGSKQEAFDKAAVVDKTNQERRGFDTSITKEALDMIEADALFQDAHTTVLFKQDWHKGVVGIVASRCLDKYYRPTIILTESNGKATGSARSVAGFDVHQAIEECADLLDQYGGHMYAAGLTLPVENVPAFREKFERIVAGRIRPEQMIPPVDIDAELPLHEVTRNFHKLLCQMEPFGPGNSNPTFMARNVYAAPDSARVVGNSHLKLALTQDGHHVVDAIGFGLAEHLPQIQQGQPFSVCYTVEINEYRGVKTLQLRVKDIRWE
- a CDS encoding tetratricopeptide repeat protein — translated: MRRFRFALFLMLLSAPAVAQQESGNISLAKEYTRKGEHEKAAFLYARLPTDAQTASNVLPDYLETLQQLKRYKDAEKLVKRAQKAHPEEPYGVTLGAVYAAAGDPAAAIKQYERVLSQLTAQQVLPVAAEFQRRQLPEWAEKTYLRGRALAKTDTEYGPQLIQLYTQSGNSERLMAETLRLVQDDERQLPFVRNMLQNSLQDDKGFEALERELLSSVQKYPERTVYSELLLWLQVQRRDFTGALVQAKALDRRGRTEGSRVMELAAIAQQNKDYESAIGGYEYVLREYRSGPFYAMARQRLVQTREAQVRDTYPIETAKIRSLIGEYQQVLTELGRTPQTAPVLRSMAVLHAFQLDEKPEGIKLLQEVIDMPRASLDVVDQAKIDLADIYLLRAEPWEATLLYSQVEKSHKDSPLGYEAKLRNARLSYFAGDFKLAKSHLDILKEATTREIANDAMQLSLLITDNTAQDTAGVALRDYAAVEQLVFQNKLPEALRGLDALLQKYPGHALQDEAWLLKAQLQRRTGDYKGAVGTLEKITANPKYDVLSDDALFLLATIQEDNLQDKEAAKTLYNQLLVKYPGSIYVAEARKHFRKLRGDSL